The sequence GCGAGGTAATAAGGTCCGTTAACAgcaccagccaccaaccaaggtcattaccacgcagtgaagactgggtacgaacactgttattcccattaataaataccttttttagcgaattaaacggctaaaattgtcgcaattttgtgatttttctctctGCGGTACTTCCAGaaatgttcaggggccatatttgagcttttgatggttcccatctctttcgtgcgttaatcacattactgtagagtgtcatggccgagtggttaagagcatcgaattcaagttctggtgtgttttcaccggagtgtgggttcgaatcccggtcgtgacacttgtgtccttgagcaagatactttactataattgcttctcttcacccaggggaataaatgggtacctgcgagggtagaggttgatattgtgaatgaaaaagcctttggagcgatataaactgttgcccaggttgtattctcccaagggagctgagaaacattaaaaagggatgttattggccctatgaccagggcactaatgttaagcgcttagagaattaagtgttagttattaggcgctatataaatcgaaagttattattattatcttcgagaccagtgactcttttaaataatgatctgttcagcgccttcactggggtcaaaggaggcaaatgattggacgatagctgttccttgtgcgTGTAAACGCGCAcatgagctcggcgtcagtttatacgcgTGCACATGTAACATGCGCGccctcaaaattgatacattttcagcgcgcgtacgcataagtgcgcgaagttgcaatgaaactaacagggatataaataagcgtgcgatacagtgcaacgcgcaaggttcacacaatgtatgctgatttagtggccacttattctgtatttttccaaagccggtctttataccaccgttaacactcccacacgtgaccaggttttgaccaatcagagacttgaaaccgtccaaggtatttattaatatgaATTTATGACCTAAATAGTTCTCAGCAGATGATTATTGGATTGACAAGATGGGCCTACACATGTGCAACTGACTGGTCAATATGCCTCCTTGGTTCCAACCCCTCTCTTGTATTCTTATTGATCCAACAGATACAGATCTGCCATCATGTGTCCGTCCCACCACTGTGCCTACAATAAGTGTAGCTACTGCTAATATGACATACGAGACTACTATGAGCAGTTCTACTCCGTCTGGTCCTGGTAGTGGTGGAAGTACATGTGATGAAACATGTATTGTTGTAATACTATGCCTATCAGGCCTACTGATAGTATTAATAGCACTAGCAGTACTACTGCACATGTACTGCAAGAAGACAGGGTAAGAACTTGActtaatagacccttcccatgaaatatgtaaaatgCACGCAGCGCGTGCACActtacattttggttggcaaaatgagggaatacctcactgttttgtacatggctaTTGGGTgtgtgacgcagacgcgattgcgcgtctgcttagtgcaaaAATCTACggcatttgccaaccaatagggtatgtacgcatgcgtgaatacAGCTAGCAtacttcatgggaagggtccatcaTGCCATAAATATCACTTCTGAACAAAGAGTTGCAGTCATCCACCACATGTTGCTGTACTTTCGATTCGATGATCAAGATCCTCTttctattttcttcttcttcgtcaTTTAACCCCCTTCTTCTTCATTTAACCCCAAAATTACTACTTTTATTTGCAGGCTATTCAAGAATCGAAAGGCCCCTAGCAAATATGAATGTTCGAGAGAATTTGACCGGTCAAATTCTGCTGAACAAATTCTCTCTCAAGAGCAGCACAATCACCAGCGCGTTGAAATGCTGGAGAGCCATCGGGATTCTTCAAACAAGGATAACAATGGTTTACATAATGCAACAACAGTGGTAGGAATGAAAGACCCAGAACCGGGAACAACTCCAGAAATGAGTGTCTACCTTTGAAGgaacc comes from Asterias rubens unplaced genomic scaffold, eAstRub1.3, whole genome shotgun sequence and encodes:
- the LOC117305896 gene encoding uncharacterized protein LOC117305896, with protein sequence MATVNFCSPMLAMNETVCHNVSCMSLPPPELPPLFSCSNYTDLPSCVRPTTVPTISVATANMTYETTMSSSTPSGPGSGGSTCDETCIVVILCLSGLLIVLIALAVLLHMYCKKTGLFKNRKAPSKYECSREFDRSNSAEQILSQEQHNHQRVEMLESHRDSSNKDNNGLHNATTVVGMKDPEPGTTPEMSVYL